One stretch of Tepiditoga spiralis DNA includes these proteins:
- the arcA gene encoding arginine deiminase yields MKINVYSEIGKLRRVLLHRPGKELENLAPRYLADLLFDDIPYLKKAQEEHDAFANLLRENGVEVKYVTDLFVEAMDSQNNKLDFVKEFLDLSEINNQYIREALIEMLTSMSTREMVDKLIAGVRTNELKLKQDIFSVKVRKAKLGIPFFLNPMPNLYFQRDPAATIGKGITINKMRTPARRREAMLMEYVINNHPEYKGTPKYYEKDCPYALEGGDVLVLNKKTLAVGISQRTDPEALEALANNIFHKYGDSFESILGFLIPESRAYMHLDTVFTMLDYDKFVVHPKLEGIIKIFVLRKEDKGYSVSEESGELSEILKRHLELEKATVIRCGDSDEIAAEREQWNDGSNALAIAPGKIIVYDRNYVTNRLFKEAGIEILEIPSSELSRGRGGPRCMSMPLFREE; encoded by the coding sequence ATGAAAATAAATGTATATAGTGAAATAGGGAAATTACGGAGAGTGTTATTACATCGGCCAGGAAAAGAATTAGAAAATTTAGCCCCACGCTACTTAGCAGATCTTCTGTTTGATGATATACCCTACCTAAAAAAGGCACAAGAGGAACACGATGCATTTGCCAACCTTCTAAGAGAAAATGGCGTAGAAGTAAAGTATGTAACAGATCTATTCGTAGAAGCCATGGACTCACAAAATAACAAACTTGACTTTGTAAAAGAATTTTTAGACCTATCAGAAATAAACAATCAATATATAAGAGAAGCATTAATAGAGATGTTAACTTCAATGAGTACAAGAGAAATGGTAGACAAGTTAATAGCAGGAGTAAGAACAAATGAATTGAAGTTAAAACAAGATATATTTTCAGTAAAGGTAAGAAAAGCCAAGTTAGGAATACCCTTCTTTTTAAATCCAATGCCAAACTTATACTTTCAAAGAGATCCAGCAGCAACAATAGGAAAAGGAATAACAATAAATAAAATGAGAACACCAGCAAGAAGAAGAGAAGCAATGTTAATGGAATATGTAATAAATAATCATCCAGAATACAAAGGAACACCAAAGTATTATGAAAAAGATTGTCCATACGCATTAGAAGGTGGAGATGTATTAGTATTAAACAAAAAGACATTGGCAGTTGGAATATCTCAAAGAACAGATCCAGAAGCACTAGAAGCATTAGCAAACAACATATTTCATAAATATGGAGATTCATTTGAAAGCATATTGGGATTTTTAATACCAGAATCAAGAGCATACATGCACTTAGATACAGTATTTACAATGTTGGATTATGACAAATTTGTAGTACATCCAAAGTTAGAAGGAATAATAAAAATATTTGTATTGAGAAAAGAAGATAAAGGATATTCAGTATCAGAAGAAAGTGGAGAACTATCAGAAATATTGAAAAGACACTTAGAATTAGAAAAAGCAACGGTAATAAGATGTGGAGACTCAGATGAAATAGCAGCAGAAAGAGAACAATGGAATGATGGATCAAATGCATTGGCAATAGCTCCAGGTAAGATAATAGTTTATGATAGAAATTATGTAACCAACAGATTATTTAAAGAAGCAGGAATAGAAATACTCGAAATCCCATCAAGCGAACTCTCAAGAGGACGTGGAGGTCCAAGATGTATGAGTATGCCACTATTTAGAGAAGAATAA
- a CDS encoding chemotaxis protein CheX gives MLDVKVINAVIEALTGTFKAASKTTISLGKPQMLRDIGDSFQIITTIGFNGVLEGNLIYSMPEDVAVSIVTNMMGGMMQIDKIDDMALSAIGELANMISGAIAISLEKTGFPINITPPSVLNGEKISVSVHGTILKFPGKLLDDKEMDVFLVVK, from the coding sequence ATGCTTGATGTTAAAGTAATAAATGCTGTAATTGAAGCTTTAACTGGAACATTTAAAGCGGCTTCTAAAACTACTATTAGTTTAGGAAAGCCCCAAATGCTTAGAGATATTGGTGATTCATTTCAAATAATAACAACAATTGGATTCAATGGTGTTCTTGAAGGAAACTTAATATACTCTATGCCTGAAGATGTTGCTGTAAGTATTGTAACTAATATGATGGGTGGAATGATGCAAATTGATAAAATAGATGATATGGCTCTCAGCGCTATCGGTGAACTTGCAAATATGATATCTGGTGCAATTGCTATATCACTTGAAAAAACTGGATTTCCAATAAATATAACTCCTCCTTCTGTTTTAAATGGAGAAAAAATATCTGTAAGTGTTCATGGAACAATTTTAAAGTTTCCTGGTAAACTCCTTGATGATAAAGAAATGGATGTATTTTTAGTTGTTAAATAA
- the argF gene encoding ornithine carbamoyltransferase produces the protein MSVNLRGRHFLTLKEYTPEEIRYLLDLSMDLKAKKRAGIKGNLLEGKNIVLIFEKSSTRTRCAFEVGAYDEGANVTYLTNSQMGKKETIEDTAKVLGRFYDGIEFRGFKQETVETLAKYAGVPVWNGLTDLYHPTQILADFLTVKEHVAKPLNKVKFVFVGDARNNMGNSLMIGAAKTGMDFVALAPKSLWPSEELVNEMKEVAKETGATITLTENVDDVKGADVIYTDVWVSMGEEDKFEERINLLKDYQVNMEMIKKTENDDVIFLHCLPSFHDKNTVVGKDIFEKFGLESMEVTDEVFRSRHSKVFDEAENRMHTIKAVMVATIGNL, from the coding sequence ATGTCAGTAAACTTAAGAGGAAGACACTTTTTAACATTAAAAGAATATACACCAGAGGAAATAAGATACTTATTGGATTTATCAATGGACTTAAAAGCAAAAAAAAGAGCAGGAATAAAAGGAAACTTATTAGAAGGAAAAAATATAGTATTAATATTTGAAAAGTCATCAACAAGAACAAGATGTGCATTTGAAGTAGGAGCATATGATGAAGGAGCAAATGTAACTTACTTAACAAATAGTCAAATGGGAAAGAAAGAAACAATAGAAGATACAGCAAAAGTATTAGGAAGATTCTATGATGGAATAGAATTTAGAGGATTCAAACAAGAAACAGTAGAAACATTGGCAAAATATGCAGGAGTACCAGTATGGAATGGGTTAACAGATTTATACCACCCAACACAAATCTTAGCAGACTTTTTAACAGTAAAAGAACATGTAGCAAAACCATTAAATAAAGTAAAATTTGTATTCGTAGGAGATGCAAGAAACAATATGGGAAACTCATTAATGATAGGAGCAGCAAAAACAGGAATGGACTTTGTTGCATTGGCACCAAAATCATTATGGCCAAGTGAAGAACTTGTAAATGAAATGAAAGAAGTAGCAAAGGAAACAGGAGCAACAATAACATTAACAGAAAATGTAGATGATGTAAAAGGAGCAGATGTTATCTATACAGATGTATGGGTTTCAATGGGAGAAGAAGACAAATTTGAAGAAAGAATTAATTTATTAAAAGATTATCAAGTTAATATGGAAATGATAAAGAAAACAGAAAATGATGATGTTATCTTCTTACACTGTTTACCTTCATTCCATGATAAAAATACAGTTGTAGGTAAAGATATATTCGAAAAATTTGGTCTTGAATCAATGGAAGTTACTGATGAAGTATTTAGAAGTAGACATTCTAAGGTTTTTGATGAAGCTGAAAATAGAATGCATACCATTAAAGCTGTTATGGTTGCTACTATTGGAAATCTATAA
- the arcC gene encoding carbamate kinase, whose product MKDKIVVALGGNALGKTPEEQLKLVKHTAKPIADLIEAGHEVVIAHGNGPQVGMINLAMEVSSKSDAGTPAMPFPECGAMSQGYIGYHLQNALREELLNRGIKKPVATIITQVIVDKNDKAFEKPTKPVGAFYTKEEAEVLKETRGYTMVEDAGRGYRRVVPSPIPVDVAEKEAVMDLVKNDHIVITVGGGGIPVVQEGNSLIGVPAVIDKDFASEKMAEILDADYLIILTAVEKVAINYGKENEKWLSDLSVEEAEKYMNEGHFAPGSMLPKVTAAVKFAKSKKGRKALITSLEKAKEGIEGKTGTLISQ is encoded by the coding sequence ATGAAAGATAAAATAGTCGTTGCACTCGGTGGAAATGCTTTGGGAAAAACACCAGAAGAACAATTAAAATTGGTTAAACACACAGCAAAACCTATTGCAGATTTAATAGAAGCAGGTCATGAAGTTGTTATTGCCCATGGAAATGGTCCACAAGTTGGTATGATAAATCTTGCTATGGAAGTTTCATCAAAATCAGATGCAGGAACTCCTGCAATGCCATTTCCAGAATGTGGAGCTATGAGTCAAGGTTATATAGGATATCATTTGCAAAATGCATTAAGAGAAGAACTTTTGAATAGAGGTATAAAGAAACCAGTTGCCACTATAATTACACAAGTTATTGTAGATAAAAATGATAAAGCATTTGAAAAACCAACAAAACCAGTTGGAGCGTTTTATACAAAAGAAGAAGCTGAAGTATTGAAAGAAACAAGAGGTTATACAATGGTTGAAGATGCTGGAAGAGGTTATAGAAGAGTTGTTCCTTCTCCAATTCCTGTTGATGTTGCTGAAAAAGAAGCCGTTATGGATTTAGTAAAAAATGATCATATAGTTATTACTGTTGGTGGGGGTGGAATTCCTGTTGTTCAAGAAGGTAACTCATTAATAGGCGTTCCAGCAGTAATAGATAAAGATTTTGCAAGTGAAAAAATGGCAGAAATTTTGGATGCAGATTACTTAATTATTTTAACTGCTGTTGAAAAGGTAGCTATAAATTATGGAAAAGAAAATGAAAAATGGTTAAGTGATTTATCTGTTGAAGAAGCAGAAAAGTATATGAATGAAGGACATTTTGCACCTGGTTCAATGCTTCCAAAAGTAACTGCAGCTGTTAAGTTTGCAAAATCAAAAAAAGGAAGAAAAGCTTTAATAACCTCTCTTGAAAAAGCTAAAGAAGGTATTGAAGGTAAAACAGGAACATTAATATCTCAATAA
- a CDS encoding glycerate kinase type-2 family protein, with amino-acid sequence MKKDALNIIKNSINDVLPNVSVENFLKDKKFEGNIYTLAIGKAAWEMANSALKVLPKIKKGIIITKYKHSKGSIKNFDIYEAGHPISDENTIKATKKAIEFASNLKEEDTLLFLVSGGGSSLFEIPEKNISLKELQEINLQLLKSGADIREINTVRKHLSKVKGGKFAKLTKSKIMTLVLSDVLGNDLSTIASGPAYPDFTTSNDAFNIIEKYNIKISKKILETLKIETPKKLKNIETHIIGDINKFCESVKKNSELLGYKSIIMVKSMNGDADETGKFIGNIAKDFESKEPTCLIFGGETTVKVKGNGKGGRNQEIALTAALNISGVKDTIIASFSSDGTDGPTDAAGGIVDGNSLKNLKELNIDVKKILKNNDSYNALKKINSLIFTGPTGTNVNDITFILKNNR; translated from the coding sequence ATGAAAAAAGATGCTTTAAATATAATAAAAAATTCAATAAATGATGTATTACCAAATGTTTCTGTAGAAAACTTTTTAAAAGATAAAAAATTTGAAGGGAATATTTATACATTAGCAATAGGAAAAGCAGCATGGGAAATGGCTAATTCTGCACTTAAAGTATTACCTAAAATAAAAAAAGGAATTATTATTACTAAATATAAACATTCAAAAGGAAGTATTAAAAATTTTGATATTTATGAAGCAGGACATCCAATTTCAGATGAAAATACCATAAAAGCAACTAAAAAAGCTATTGAATTTGCATCAAATTTAAAAGAAGAAGATACTTTATTATTTTTAGTTTCGGGTGGAGGATCATCTCTTTTTGAAATACCCGAAAAAAATATAAGTTTAAAGGAGTTGCAAGAAATAAACTTACAATTATTAAAATCAGGAGCAGACATAAGAGAAATAAATACAGTTAGAAAACATTTATCTAAGGTAAAAGGTGGGAAATTTGCAAAATTAACGAAATCAAAGATAATGACGCTTGTATTATCTGATGTTTTAGGAAATGATTTGAGTACAATAGCATCAGGACCAGCATATCCAGATTTTACTACATCTAATGATGCTTTCAATATAATAGAAAAATATAATATAAAAATATCAAAAAAAATATTAGAAACTTTAAAAATAGAAACACCTAAAAAATTAAAAAATATTGAAACTCACATAATAGGAGATATAAATAAATTTTGTGAAAGTGTTAAAAAAAATTCAGAATTACTTGGATATAAATCAATTATAATGGTTAAAAGCATGAATGGAGATGCAGATGAAACTGGAAAATTCATAGGAAATATAGCAAAAGATTTTGAGTCAAAAGAACCAACTTGTTTGATATTTGGAGGAGAAACTACTGTTAAAGTAAAAGGAAACGGAAAAGGTGGAAGGAATCAAGAAATAGCATTAACTGCTGCATTAAATATTTCTGGAGTTAAAGATACGATTATTGCTTCATTTTCATCTGATGGAACAGATGGACCAACAGATGCAGCAGGAGGAATTGTTGATGGAAATAGTTTAAAAAATTTGAAAGAATTAAATATTGATGTGAAAAAAATTTTAAAAAATAATGATTCTTACAATGCTTTAAAAAAAATAAATTCTTTAATTTTTACTGGACCAACAGGTACTAATGTAAATGATATTACTTTTATATTAAAAAATAATAGATAA